A single Penaeus chinensis breed Huanghai No. 1 chromosome 42, ASM1920278v2, whole genome shotgun sequence DNA region contains:
- the LOC125048042 gene encoding netrin receptor DCC-like isoform X1: protein MWAKALALNTLAPEYQGQNNTEVTAQVGGEATFSCYTYHLSDDMVTWLKRDDDQLLTVGQQVYVAEKRFSAVHSDHTEQAWELWVKDVQLEDAGQYECQLTTHPPVSFFFTLTVTQAEAVISGPGVVHIEEGSHLAFECHVRYAPVPPVYIFWYHNGTMVNYGTQRALQVEHHNYTSSLKVARVTASDAGTYTCEPHLATPANVTVHVVTGKTPAAMQHGRNQEDGVNGAAHAQPRPCGFFLTFRAWACVLAALCALLAAPGGALPSV from the exons ATGTGGGCAAAGGCACTGGCACTGAACACGTTGGCACCCGAATACCAGGGCCAGAACAACACAGAGGTTACCGCCCAGGTGGGAGGTGAAGCGACCTTTAGCTGCTATACTTATCACCTGTCTGACGATATG GTCACCTGGCTGAAGCGTGACGACGATCAGCTGCTCACCGTTGGTCAGCAAGTGTACGTTGCCGAGAAACGATTTTCCGCCGTCCACTCCGACCACACAGAG CAGGCTTGGGAGCTATGGGTGAAGGACGTGCAGCTGGAGGACGCGGGCCAGTACGAGTGCCAGCTAACCACACACCCTCCAGTCTCGTTCTTCTTCACTCTCACCGTAACAC AGGCCGAGGCGGTCATCAGCGGTCCTGGCGTGGTCCACATCGAGGAAGGGTCCCACTTGGCCTTCGAGTGCCACGTCCGCTATGCCCCAGTCCCCCCCGTGTACATCTTCTGGTATCATAACGGTACCATGGTTAACTACGGTACTCAAAGGGCTTTACAG GTGGAGCACCACAACTATACAAGCAGTCTTAAGGTGGCACGCGTAACAGCCTCAGATGCCGGAACCTACACATGTGAGCCCCACCTGGCCACGCCTGCTAATGTCACTGTGCATGTGGTGACAG GGAAAACTCCGGCCGCAATGCAGCACGGCAGAAACCAGGAGGACGGGGTGAACGGGGCCGCCCACGCCCAACCCCGCCCTTGCGGCTTCTTCCTGACCTTCCGGGCCTGGGCGTGCGTGCTAGCCGCCCTCTGCGCCCTCCTGGCTGCCCCAGGAGGCGCCCTGCCCTCCGTGTAG
- the LOC125048042 gene encoding netrin receptor DCC-like isoform X2, whose translation MWAKALALNTLAPEYQGQNNTEVTAQVGGEATFSCYTYHLSDDMVTWLKRDDDQLLTVGQQVYVAEKRFSAVHSDHTEAWELWVKDVQLEDAGQYECQLTTHPPVSFFFTLTVTQAEAVISGPGVVHIEEGSHLAFECHVRYAPVPPVYIFWYHNGTMVNYGTQRALQVEHHNYTSSLKVARVTASDAGTYTCEPHLATPANVTVHVVTGKTPAAMQHGRNQEDGVNGAAHAQPRPCGFFLTFRAWACVLAALCALLAAPGGALPSV comes from the exons ATGTGGGCAAAGGCACTGGCACTGAACACGTTGGCACCCGAATACCAGGGCCAGAACAACACAGAGGTTACCGCCCAGGTGGGAGGTGAAGCGACCTTTAGCTGCTATACTTATCACCTGTCTGACGATATG GTCACCTGGCTGAAGCGTGACGACGATCAGCTGCTCACCGTTGGTCAGCAAGTGTACGTTGCCGAGAAACGATTTTCCGCCGTCCACTCCGACCACACAGAG GCTTGGGAGCTATGGGTGAAGGACGTGCAGCTGGAGGACGCGGGCCAGTACGAGTGCCAGCTAACCACACACCCTCCAGTCTCGTTCTTCTTCACTCTCACCGTAACAC AGGCCGAGGCGGTCATCAGCGGTCCTGGCGTGGTCCACATCGAGGAAGGGTCCCACTTGGCCTTCGAGTGCCACGTCCGCTATGCCCCAGTCCCCCCCGTGTACATCTTCTGGTATCATAACGGTACCATGGTTAACTACGGTACTCAAAGGGCTTTACAG GTGGAGCACCACAACTATACAAGCAGTCTTAAGGTGGCACGCGTAACAGCCTCAGATGCCGGAACCTACACATGTGAGCCCCACCTGGCCACGCCTGCTAATGTCACTGTGCATGTGGTGACAG GGAAAACTCCGGCCGCAATGCAGCACGGCAGAAACCAGGAGGACGGGGTGAACGGGGCCGCCCACGCCCAACCCCGCCCTTGCGGCTTCTTCCTGACCTTCCGGGCCTGGGCGTGCGTGCTAGCCGCCCTCTGCGCCCTCCTGGCTGCCCCAGGAGGCGCCCTGCCCTCCGTGTAG